The following coding sequences lie in one Seriola aureovittata isolate HTS-2021-v1 ecotype China chromosome 5, ASM2101889v1, whole genome shotgun sequence genomic window:
- the LOC130169737 gene encoding phosphatidylinositol transfer protein beta isoform: protein MVIIKEYRVVLPCSVEEYQVGQLFSVAEASKNETGGGEGIEVLRNEPYEKDGEKGQYTHKIYHLKSKVPGFVRLLAPEGSLVFHEKAWNAYPYCRTIVTNEYMKDNFFIKIETWHKPDLGTQENVHKLDYSTWQNVTVVPIDITDRSQVSSTDYKPDEDPYLFKSVKTGRGPLGPNWKKELVSKPDCPRMCAYKLVTVKFKWWGLQTKVENLIHEQEKRIFTNFHRQLFCWIDKWVDLTMDDIRRMEAETQRELDELRKKGEVRGTSAADE from the exons ATGGTCATCATCAAGGAGTA CCGTGTGGTTTTACCCTGTAGTGTTGAGGAG TATCAAGTGGGACAGCTGTTCTCTGTGGCTGAAGCAAGTAAAAATGAGACGGGTGGTGGTGAGGGCATTGAGGTACTCAGGAATGAGCCCTatgaaaaagatggagagaaaggacaGTATACACACAAAATCTACCACTTAAAGAG TAAAGTCCCAGGGTTTGTCAGGCTGTTAGCCCCTGAAGGCTCCCTGGTATTCCATGAAAAAGCCTGGAATGCCTACCCCTACTGCAGAACCA TTGTGACG AATGAGTATATGAAAGACAATTTCTTCATTAAGATTGAGACGTGGCACAAACCAGACCTTGGAACACAAGAAAAT gtgcACAAACTAGACTATTCCACATGGCAGAATGTAACTGTTGTGCCCATTGACATCACAGACAGAAGTCAAGTGTCCTCTACT GACTACAAGCCAGATGAGGATCCCTACCTGTTCAAGTCCGTTAAGACGGGCAGAGGACCTCTTGGGCCCAACTGGAAG AAAGAGCTGGTTAGTAAGCCTGACTGCCCAAGGATGTGCGCCTACAAACTGGTCACAGTCAAGTTCAAGTGGTGGGGCCTGCAGACCAAAGTAGAGAACTTGATCCATGAG CAAGAGAAGAGGATCTTCACTAACTTTCACCGCCAGCTCTTCTGTTGGATCGATAAGTGGGTGGACCTGACTATGGATGATATCCGGCGGAtggaggcagagacacagagagagttgGATGAA CTTCGCAAAAAGGGTGAAGTCCGAGGAACCAGTGCTGCAGACGAATGA
- the mn1b gene encoding transcriptional activator MN1 isoform X2: protein MFGLEQFGSQINSRNPGQSERNINQPRLNMGSHYKSPGFHAGGPPGAVEPAMGPLSEPQMLGLNMNMNGEQYGGFHPRGHSDMHAGGGLQQQQQQGPMHGFFNNQQPHQGHPHGHQPHPHQHHPHFSGNFGGPEPGSSCLHGGRLMGYNNNGMGPQQGFGEGFDPLAEGQAGDGFPQQQQQQQQRPGNMPDFQHHGPPSGSHAVPAPCLPLDQSPNRAASFHGLPSSSSSSSESHGLEPRRMPNQGAVEGLEYNFPSEPPSGHFDVPVFSPSESESQLPHFGPGRPVPSGNFPGNPGMPRTPGMQGISKGHQPPPQPQQPQHGVFFERFGNGRKVPVGMEPGVSARHPLMQQQQQASLIARQNSCPPGLPRPPQAEPGSTNPNILDGGVMMPGQHNQFEYPIHRLENRGLHPYGDPMFNMQQPAPPPSQQPPNQRLQHFDSPYMNMAKRPRFDFPNAHGGESWCGGMDNHLSPSAYPGLPGEFTPPVSEGFPPGPLQHPGPEQQSLQQRQNAAMMIKQMASRNQQQRMRQPSLQQLGHHGDVPPGPMAHGGPVGSMPQPNFDRENGGRMPNIDGQNPHVTQENSWFQGSHPPGEMMSRRMGGAGNESGPHDMGLQQNGAGMMFRPGMGMQEPMRIPGDGHVQALHSPGMHSQFSGNMGNLSQMQSPGAGTGHPNAPAERRPADFPAPPMGAQPTFPYGGANRQGPAHSAPQGVSTSPGSYPPQSEFPSGQRSSVSKLGALSLGNFSKTSTKDSVFGQSCLAALSTACQNMIASLGAPNLNVTFNKKNQNEGKRKLSQTEQDINSSTSNGTGSAGPEYFQSSTSQNSQMPGTGNSNSKPASQSQTVQGEASALSPNYNMDATPCSEGKATTGSGRGRGRRKRDSGHVSPGIFFSSDNGNPVVSPGQQTPSAGVGERGGGTPHEKHLQSPSWGKGGDLMLGDQADLMSSLDSGIQSVAKSDSSSPRVDFPDDVSTHYGNEDEVSSSSDAGGASATKPNRSPMITGSPKMQRSDHGLINGQKPLGMGINNHTTSTPDSYGLNAGGGTGASGVSHPGTPGVEQVRTPSSTSGQEEIHPLEILQAQIQLQRQQFSISEDQPLAMKNGKKNGDCPSQNGDNELASCSPDAGKGSMGTIDLDTLMAEQHATWYVPSDKAMMDGSEDDKAMGPWEKNKSQNNSKEESELSQSKAGAGAPGGGGGGGGSSGGNHLQCLSVHCTDELGDSKGRGGPVSSWRSLHSDISNRFGTFVAALT from the exons ATGTTTGGGCTGGAGCAGTTTGGTTCTCAGATTAATAGCAGAAACCCTGGCCAGTCAGAGAGAAACATAAACCAACCTAGATTGAACATGGGCTCCCATTATAAAAGCCCAGGTTTTCATGCTGGAGGCCCGCCGGGAGCCGTGGAACCCGCCATGGGCCCTCTGAGCGAGCCGCAAATGCTCGGGCTCAATATGAACATGAACGGAGAGCAGTACGGGGGCTTTCACCCGCGGGGCCACTCGGACATGCATGCGGGCGGCggacttcagcagcagcagcagcaaggacCCATGCATGGATTTTTTAACAACCAGCAACCTCATCAAGGACACCCCCACGGCCATCAACCTCACCCCCACCAACATCACCCTCATTTCAGTGGGAATTTTGGCGGCCCGGAGCCAGGGTCATCATGCCTGCATGGTGGCAGGCTAATGGGCTACAACAACAATGGCATGGGACCACAGCAGGGCTTTGGAGAAGGATTTGATCCTCTCGCTGAGGGACAGGCAGGGGATGGCtttccccagcagcagcagcagcagcaacagcggCCTGGTAACATGCCTGACTTTCAACATCACGGGCCTCCCAGTGGCAGCCACGCTGTCCCTGCCCCCTGTCTACCCCTTGACCAGTCGCCTAACAGAGCAGCATCCTTCCATGGCCTCCcgtcctcttcatcctcctcctctgagtctcaTGGGCTGGAGCCTCGGCGGATGCCAAACCAGGGAGCTGTAGAGGGATTAGAGTATAACTTCCCCAGTGAGCCACCATCTGGACATTTTGATGTACCTGTTTTTTCCccatcagaatcagaatctcAGTTACCACATTTTGGGCCAGGAAGGCCAGTTCCCAGCGGAAATTTCCCAGGGAACCCTGGCATGCCACGGACACCAGGTATGCAGGGCATCTCTAAGGGACACCAGCCACCACCACAGCCCCAGCAGCCTCAGCATGGAGTGTTTTTTGAGCGGTTTGGAAATGGCCGGAAGGTGCCCGTGGGAATGGAGCCGGGGGTCAGTGCGAGGCATCCTCTcatgcagcagcaacaacaggcTAGCTTGATAGCCAGACAGAACTCATGCCCCCCTGGCCTCCCCCGACCCCCTCAGGCTGAGCCCGGCTCTACTAACCCTAACATTCTGGACGGAGGGGTCATGATGCCTGGCCAACACAACCAGTTTGAATATCCCATTCACAGACTGGAAAATAGGGGTCTGCACCCCTATGGGGACCCCATGTTTAATATGCAacagccagctcctcctccctctcaacAGCCCCCAAATCAGAGGCTGCAACACTTTGACTCTCCTTATATGAACATGGCGAAAAGGCCTAGATTTGACTTTCCTAATGCGCATGGGGGTGAAAGCTGGTGTGGTGGTATGGATAaccacctctctccctctgcctacCCCGGCCTGCCTGGAGAGTTCACCCCACCTGTGAGTGAAGGTTTCCCACCAGGTCCCCTGCAGCATCCGGGGCCCGAGCAGCAGTCTCTGCAGCAGCGCCAGAACGCAGCAATGATGATAAAACAGATGGCCTCTCGCAACCAGCAGCAGAGGATGAGACAGCccagtctgcagcagctgggtCACCACGGCGATGTACCTCCTGGCCCAATGGCTCACGGAGGCCCAGTCGGGAGCATGCCTCAGCCCAACTTTGACAGGGAGAATGGTGGCAGGATGCCCAACATTGATGGACAAAATCCTCATGTCACTCAGGAGAACTCCTGGTTCCAGGGGTCCCACCCACCGGGGGAGATGATGTCACGGCGTATGGGTGGAGCGGGTAATGAATCGGGGCCCCATGACATGGGGCTACAGCAGAACGGGGCTGGGATGATGTTTAGGCCGGGCATGGGCATGCAGGAGCCCATGAGAATACCAGGAGACGGGCATGTGCAGGCTCTCCACTCTCCGGGCATGCACTCACAGTTCAGCGGCAACATGGGCAACCTCTCACAAATGCAGTCtccaggagcaggaacagggcATCCGAATGCACCAGCAGAGAGGCGGCCAGCTGACTTCCCTGCACCTCCAATGGGAGCACAGCCAACGTTTCCCTATGGAGGGGCTAACCGTCAGGGGCCAGCCCACAGCGCTCCCCAGGGGGTGAGCACCTCACCGGGGAGCTACCCTCCTCAGTCTGAGTTCCCCTCAGGCCAGCGGTCGTCTGTTAGTAAGCTTGGAGCTCTGTCCCTCGGGAACTTCAGCAAAACCAGCACTAAAGACAGTGTTTTCGGCCAGAGCTGTCTGGCGGCCCTTTCCACGGCCTGCCAGAACATGATCGCTAGCCTAGGGGCCCCCAATCTTAACGTAACATTCAACAAGAAGAACCAAAATGAGGGCAAGCGAAAACTGAGTCAGACAGAGCAGGACATTAATAGCAGCACATCTAATGGGACTGGCAGTGCTGGTCCTGAATATTTTCAGAGCAGCACTTCCCAGAACAGCCAGATGCCTGGCACCGGGAATAGCAACTCTAAGCCTGCAAGTCAAAGCCAGACGGTGCAGGGGGAAGCCAGTGCCCTCTCCCCAAATTACAACATGGACGCTACCCCATGCAGTGAGGGGAAGGCAACAACAgggagtgggagagggagagggaggagaaaaagagacagtgGACATGTGAGCcctggaatttttttttcctctgacaaTGGTAACCCTGTTGTAAGTCCAGGCCAGCAGACCCCCTCGGCTGGCGTTGgggagaggggtgggggcaCGCCCCATGAGAAACACCTCCAATCACCCTCTTGGGGAAAAGGAGGCGACCTAATGTTGGGGGACCAGGCTGACCTGATGTCTTCTTTGGACAGTGGCATTCAAAGTGTCGCCAAGTCTGACAGTAGCTCACCACGAGTGGACTTTCCAGACGATGTCAGCACCCACTATGGCAACGAGGATGAGGTGTCCTCCAGCTCAGATGCAGGAGGGGCCTCAGCCACCAAGCCTAACCGCAGCCCTATGATCACCGGCTCACCCAAAATGCAGAGGAGTGACCATGGGCTGATAAATGGACAGAAGCCCCTAGGCATGGGCATTAACAATCATACTACCTCGACACCAGACAGCTACGGACTGAATGCTGGTGGGGGCACAGGGGCCAGTGGGGTGAGCCACCCGGGCACTCCTGGGGTGGAGCAGGTACGCACCCCATCCAGCACCTCCGGCCAGGAAGAAATCCATCCTCTGGAGATTCTGCAGGCCCAGATCCAGCTACAGCGGCAACAATTCAGCATCTCTGAGGACCAGCCCCTGGCCATGAAGAATGGCAAAAAGAATGGCGACTGTCCCTCTCAGAACGGAGACAATGAGCTGGCGAGCTGCAGCCCGGATGCTGGGAAGGGCTCAATGGGCACTATTGACCTTGACACCCTCATGGCAGAGCAGCACGCCACCTGGTACGTGCCCAGTGACAAGGCCATGATGGATGGGTCAGAGGATGACAAGGCCATGGGACCctgggaaaaaaataagagcCAAAACAACAGTAAAGAAG AATCTGAGCTGTCCCAGAGTAAGGCTGGAGCTGGGGCCCC aggtggaggtggaggtggaggtgggagcAGTGGAGGGAACCACCTGCAGTGCCTGTCTGTCCACTGCACAGATGAGCTGGGGGACAGTAAGGGCAGAGGGGGGCCCGTCTCGTCCTGGCGCTCTCTCCACTCTGATATCTCCAACCGTTTTGGGACATTCGTGGCGGCACTGACTTGA
- the mn1b gene encoding transcriptional activator MN1 isoform X1 — translation MFGLEQFGSQINSRNPGQSERNINQPRLNMGSHYKSPGFHAGGPPGAVEPAMGPLSEPQMLGLNMNMNGEQYGGFHPRGHSDMHAGGGLQQQQQQGPMHGFFNNQQPHQGHPHGHQPHPHQHHPHFSGNFGGPEPGSSCLHGGRLMGYNNNGMGPQQGFGEGFDPLAEGQAGDGFPQQQQQQQQRPGNMPDFQHHGPPSGSHAVPAPCLPLDQSPNRAASFHGLPSSSSSSSESHGLEPRRMPNQGAVEGLEYNFPSEPPSGHFDVPVFSPSESESQLPHFGPGRPVPSGNFPGNPGMPRTPGMQGISKGHQPPPQPQQPQHGVFFERFGNGRKVPVGMEPGVSARHPLMQQQQQASLIARQNSCPPGLPRPPQAEPGSTNPNILDGGVMMPGQHNQFEYPIHRLENRGLHPYGDPMFNMQQPAPPPSQQPPNQRLQHFDSPYMNMAKRPRFDFPNAHGGESWCGGMDNHLSPSAYPGLPGEFTPPVSEGFPPGPLQHPGPEQQSLQQRQNAAMMIKQMASRNQQQRMRQPSLQQLGHHGDVPPGPMAHGGPVGSMPQPNFDRENGGRMPNIDGQNPHVTQENSWFQGSHPPGEMMSRRMGGAGNESGPHDMGLQQNGAGMMFRPGMGMQEPMRIPGDGHVQALHSPGMHSQFSGNMGNLSQMQSPGAGTGHPNAPAERRPADFPAPPMGAQPTFPYGGANRQGPAHSAPQGVSTSPGSYPPQSEFPSGQRSSVSKLGALSLGNFSKTSTKDSVFGQSCLAALSTACQNMIASLGAPNLNVTFNKKNQNEGKRKLSQTEQDINSSTSNGTGSAGPEYFQSSTSQNSQMPGTGNSNSKPASQSQTVQGEASALSPNYNMDATPCSEGKATTGSGRGRGRRKRDSGHVSPGIFFSSDNGNPVVSPGQQTPSAGVGERGGGTPHEKHLQSPSWGKGGDLMLGDQADLMSSLDSGIQSVAKSDSSSPRVDFPDDVSTHYGNEDEVSSSSDAGGASATKPNRSPMITGSPKMQRSDHGLINGQKPLGMGINNHTTSTPDSYGLNAGGGTGASGVSHPGTPGVEQVRTPSSTSGQEEIHPLEILQAQIQLQRQQFSISEDQPLAMKNGKKNGDCPSQNGDNELASCSPDAGKGSMGTIDLDTLMAEQHATWYVPSDKAMMDGSEDDKAMGPWEKNKSQNNSKEESELSQSKAGAGAPGPEEEEEEEEEVEVEEEVEVEVEVGAVEGTTCSACLSTAQMSWGTVRAEGGPSRPGALSTLISPTVLGHSWRH, via the exons ATGTTTGGGCTGGAGCAGTTTGGTTCTCAGATTAATAGCAGAAACCCTGGCCAGTCAGAGAGAAACATAAACCAACCTAGATTGAACATGGGCTCCCATTATAAAAGCCCAGGTTTTCATGCTGGAGGCCCGCCGGGAGCCGTGGAACCCGCCATGGGCCCTCTGAGCGAGCCGCAAATGCTCGGGCTCAATATGAACATGAACGGAGAGCAGTACGGGGGCTTTCACCCGCGGGGCCACTCGGACATGCATGCGGGCGGCggacttcagcagcagcagcagcaaggacCCATGCATGGATTTTTTAACAACCAGCAACCTCATCAAGGACACCCCCACGGCCATCAACCTCACCCCCACCAACATCACCCTCATTTCAGTGGGAATTTTGGCGGCCCGGAGCCAGGGTCATCATGCCTGCATGGTGGCAGGCTAATGGGCTACAACAACAATGGCATGGGACCACAGCAGGGCTTTGGAGAAGGATTTGATCCTCTCGCTGAGGGACAGGCAGGGGATGGCtttccccagcagcagcagcagcagcaacagcggCCTGGTAACATGCCTGACTTTCAACATCACGGGCCTCCCAGTGGCAGCCACGCTGTCCCTGCCCCCTGTCTACCCCTTGACCAGTCGCCTAACAGAGCAGCATCCTTCCATGGCCTCCcgtcctcttcatcctcctcctctgagtctcaTGGGCTGGAGCCTCGGCGGATGCCAAACCAGGGAGCTGTAGAGGGATTAGAGTATAACTTCCCCAGTGAGCCACCATCTGGACATTTTGATGTACCTGTTTTTTCCccatcagaatcagaatctcAGTTACCACATTTTGGGCCAGGAAGGCCAGTTCCCAGCGGAAATTTCCCAGGGAACCCTGGCATGCCACGGACACCAGGTATGCAGGGCATCTCTAAGGGACACCAGCCACCACCACAGCCCCAGCAGCCTCAGCATGGAGTGTTTTTTGAGCGGTTTGGAAATGGCCGGAAGGTGCCCGTGGGAATGGAGCCGGGGGTCAGTGCGAGGCATCCTCTcatgcagcagcaacaacaggcTAGCTTGATAGCCAGACAGAACTCATGCCCCCCTGGCCTCCCCCGACCCCCTCAGGCTGAGCCCGGCTCTACTAACCCTAACATTCTGGACGGAGGGGTCATGATGCCTGGCCAACACAACCAGTTTGAATATCCCATTCACAGACTGGAAAATAGGGGTCTGCACCCCTATGGGGACCCCATGTTTAATATGCAacagccagctcctcctccctctcaacAGCCCCCAAATCAGAGGCTGCAACACTTTGACTCTCCTTATATGAACATGGCGAAAAGGCCTAGATTTGACTTTCCTAATGCGCATGGGGGTGAAAGCTGGTGTGGTGGTATGGATAaccacctctctccctctgcctacCCCGGCCTGCCTGGAGAGTTCACCCCACCTGTGAGTGAAGGTTTCCCACCAGGTCCCCTGCAGCATCCGGGGCCCGAGCAGCAGTCTCTGCAGCAGCGCCAGAACGCAGCAATGATGATAAAACAGATGGCCTCTCGCAACCAGCAGCAGAGGATGAGACAGCccagtctgcagcagctgggtCACCACGGCGATGTACCTCCTGGCCCAATGGCTCACGGAGGCCCAGTCGGGAGCATGCCTCAGCCCAACTTTGACAGGGAGAATGGTGGCAGGATGCCCAACATTGATGGACAAAATCCTCATGTCACTCAGGAGAACTCCTGGTTCCAGGGGTCCCACCCACCGGGGGAGATGATGTCACGGCGTATGGGTGGAGCGGGTAATGAATCGGGGCCCCATGACATGGGGCTACAGCAGAACGGGGCTGGGATGATGTTTAGGCCGGGCATGGGCATGCAGGAGCCCATGAGAATACCAGGAGACGGGCATGTGCAGGCTCTCCACTCTCCGGGCATGCACTCACAGTTCAGCGGCAACATGGGCAACCTCTCACAAATGCAGTCtccaggagcaggaacagggcATCCGAATGCACCAGCAGAGAGGCGGCCAGCTGACTTCCCTGCACCTCCAATGGGAGCACAGCCAACGTTTCCCTATGGAGGGGCTAACCGTCAGGGGCCAGCCCACAGCGCTCCCCAGGGGGTGAGCACCTCACCGGGGAGCTACCCTCCTCAGTCTGAGTTCCCCTCAGGCCAGCGGTCGTCTGTTAGTAAGCTTGGAGCTCTGTCCCTCGGGAACTTCAGCAAAACCAGCACTAAAGACAGTGTTTTCGGCCAGAGCTGTCTGGCGGCCCTTTCCACGGCCTGCCAGAACATGATCGCTAGCCTAGGGGCCCCCAATCTTAACGTAACATTCAACAAGAAGAACCAAAATGAGGGCAAGCGAAAACTGAGTCAGACAGAGCAGGACATTAATAGCAGCACATCTAATGGGACTGGCAGTGCTGGTCCTGAATATTTTCAGAGCAGCACTTCCCAGAACAGCCAGATGCCTGGCACCGGGAATAGCAACTCTAAGCCTGCAAGTCAAAGCCAGACGGTGCAGGGGGAAGCCAGTGCCCTCTCCCCAAATTACAACATGGACGCTACCCCATGCAGTGAGGGGAAGGCAACAACAgggagtgggagagggagagggaggagaaaaagagacagtgGACATGTGAGCcctggaatttttttttcctctgacaaTGGTAACCCTGTTGTAAGTCCAGGCCAGCAGACCCCCTCGGCTGGCGTTGgggagaggggtgggggcaCGCCCCATGAGAAACACCTCCAATCACCCTCTTGGGGAAAAGGAGGCGACCTAATGTTGGGGGACCAGGCTGACCTGATGTCTTCTTTGGACAGTGGCATTCAAAGTGTCGCCAAGTCTGACAGTAGCTCACCACGAGTGGACTTTCCAGACGATGTCAGCACCCACTATGGCAACGAGGATGAGGTGTCCTCCAGCTCAGATGCAGGAGGGGCCTCAGCCACCAAGCCTAACCGCAGCCCTATGATCACCGGCTCACCCAAAATGCAGAGGAGTGACCATGGGCTGATAAATGGACAGAAGCCCCTAGGCATGGGCATTAACAATCATACTACCTCGACACCAGACAGCTACGGACTGAATGCTGGTGGGGGCACAGGGGCCAGTGGGGTGAGCCACCCGGGCACTCCTGGGGTGGAGCAGGTACGCACCCCATCCAGCACCTCCGGCCAGGAAGAAATCCATCCTCTGGAGATTCTGCAGGCCCAGATCCAGCTACAGCGGCAACAATTCAGCATCTCTGAGGACCAGCCCCTGGCCATGAAGAATGGCAAAAAGAATGGCGACTGTCCCTCTCAGAACGGAGACAATGAGCTGGCGAGCTGCAGCCCGGATGCTGGGAAGGGCTCAATGGGCACTATTGACCTTGACACCCTCATGGCAGAGCAGCACGCCACCTGGTACGTGCCCAGTGACAAGGCCATGATGGATGGGTCAGAGGATGACAAGGCCATGGGACCctgggaaaaaaataagagcCAAAACAACAGTAAAGAAG AATCTGAGCTGTCCCAGAGTAAGGCTGGAGCTGGGGCCCCGGggccggaggaggaggaggaggaggaggaggaggtggaggtggaggaggaggtggaggtggaggtggaggtgggagcAGTGGAGGGAACCACCTGCAGTGCCTGTCTGTCCACTGCACAGATGAGCTGGGGGACAGTAAGGGCAGAGGGGGGCCCGTCTCGTCCTGGCGCTCTCTCCACTCTGATATCTCCAACCGTTTTGGGACATTCGTGGCGGCACTGA